The Desulfurellaceae bacterium sequence ACGACACCACCTGGCAGCTGTTTCTCGGCCTCATCCGGGTTGCGGTCGGCTACCACAAATTGGCCTCCGGCTATCCGGGCGCCCAAACTATGCTGACAATGGGGCTGGAAACGCTCGTCCCGCTCCCTGACGAGTGTGGCGGGGTGCGGCTGGAAGCCGTGCGCCAGCGGGTTCGGCAGGACCTGGCCCGGCTGGACACCCTCCCCCGTGGCCCGGACGGTCAGGCGCCCAGGATCACCCTCGCCCCTCGCCCGGCCGGACGGTGAGGCATATCGCTCACAGGCGCAGAATCGCCCCGCCCTCTTCCAGACGTTTTTGCAGGGCGGAGACCTGAATCTGTTTGGGAGACGTGCCCGACTGCGCGGCTAGCGCGGCTGCGGTGCCGGCCGCCTCGCCGGTCGCAATACACGGCGGAATCTCTTTGGTGGCGTGATGGACCCGGTGATCGACCGAGATGCAGCGACCGGCCACCAGCAGGTTGGGGAATTCCCTGGCCAGCAGCGACCGGTAGGGGATGTAGTAGAGGGCCTCGTATTTGGTCCAGTGTCCGGTCAGGGCAATCGCATCCTCACACGGCGTGTCAATGTCGTCCCGGCCCAGCACGGCCTCGCCGACCAGGCGGCGGCTCTCGGTAATACCGATCTGATCGGCGATGTGACAGAAGTGGGCCTTGGCAAAGCCCGGCACCTCGCGCCGCAAACGGTCCGCCTCGTGCATGACTTGCTTGCGGCATTCCAGCTCGGCATAGGTCAGGTCTTCAGGGTCGGTGGCGTC is a genomic window containing:
- a CDS encoding DUF309 domain-containing protein, which codes for MRYHPALLRSIKDFNSGRYFDAHEALEDALDAVEDDDTTWQLFLGLIRVAVGYHKLASGYPGAQTMLTMGLETLVPLPDECGGVRLEAVRQRVRQDLARLDTLPRGPDGQAPRITLAPRPAGR